Sequence from the bacterium genome:
CCAGCCCAGTTACCATTTTTATACAAACCCCAGTAATAGTTAGAACTCGGACAGTTAAAAACACCTCCTCTTTTACCATGATAGGGCTTCTCATTTGGTCCCAGATATGGATATAACTTCATATGCCAGTTTTCATTCCATCCACCAGTAAGTATATCCTCTACAGACCTCGGGATAAATTCATTGTAGTCAGATATATACATATGAAGTGCAAGCCCTATCTGTTTTAAGTTATTTATACAGACCGACTGTCTCGCCCTTTCCCTTGCCTGAGAAAGTGCAGGTAGGAACATTGCGGCTAAAATCGCAATAATTGCTACCACAACCAGCAACTCTATTAAGGTAAAACC
This genomic interval carries:
- a CDS encoding DUF1559 domain-containing protein codes for the protein GFTLIELLVVVAIIAILAAMFLPALSQARERARQSVCINNLKQIGLALHMYISDYNEFIPRSVEDILTGGWNENWHMKLYPYLGPNEKPYHGKRGGVFNCPSSNYYWGLYKNGNWAGRVAYAVCGSFVGRAAVDGIPFKKYSRIKKPSQLIYAIDAMWFNFFVDNEKSIADGNPNGESVIEYRHNGLANFVYFDGHTGMAKYGQLKTSDFWENP